In the genome of Desulfobulbaceae bacterium DB1, the window CCGGATATGCCTTGCCCCATTCGGCGGGATCGATTTCACCCGCGGCAATCTGTACCGGTCTGACCGCCTCAACCTTTTCCGGAGCGTTGCAGCCGGTCAACAGGGCACCGGCTGTTGCCAGCAGGACCAAGGACACCCCTAATTTCTTCTTCATATTCTCCTCCTCATGTTTTCTTTAGGTTTCTCACAGTGTTTGAATCTGACCGCTTCCGCGATGGGCAACCCGGCGATGGCATTTCCAGCAAAGACGTTCGTGGTCGATGTGGGCAACGGCGCTTTCATGGCAGCGGATGCAATTGCTTTGCAACACCTCCTGGCCGTGGCTGCTGACGACGATCCGCTCCGGTACCCGGCCGGAATAAAAGGCCAGGACATCCTTCATTCCGTCGATACTCTTCCAGACATAATGGACGGCCTTGTTTTGGTTCGGCAGATGGCAGTCGACGCACATCTCGCGACGATGGGCTCCGGCATGGGACCATGCGTCATACTGGTCTTGCATCACATGGCACCCGGCGCAGAAGGCGGGAGTTTCCGATTTTGCCAGCAGCCCGGGCGGCCCCAGCGCCACGAAAATTGCAACAAGAATGATGACTCCGAGGACGGCCGGACCGAACATGCCGATCCCCTTCCTCTTCTTTTTATTCATGGGTGCACCTCCTTTGGTGGATTTCAAAATGAAAACATCCTGGGTCAACGGGAAACAGAGGACTGTATCCTGCACGGAAAGGTATATCGGGCAAAATCGGCTGAGGATTCGCGGGAATCACGGCTCTCTTGCCTTTCGCACCCTGTGCTTCAGGCAACCTATACCGATGATTATAGGACGGCGCTTTGACTTAAGTCAAAAAAACAATTTATTTTTATCAAAACAGCAGCAATGCGGGCGGTGAGAGGGGGAGGCTGTCGGGAAGAAATATCAAAAAAAGCCGTTTCCTTTTTTGACGGAAGCGGCTTTATGGTCGTGAAATTCCGGCTGGGTTAGTTTAAATCCGAAGGAAATGGCCGGTCTCCCGGGTGGAATAGCCGCCCATGGCCTCAACCGTTTTTTTGAAATCATCCTGGTTGATAATATGTAACAGGTGTCTGATCATCGGCAGTTCCAGGAAGCGGCTGGGGATGATCAGGTCATAGCGTTCTTCCGTCACCGGGACAAAATCGAGTTTCAGCGCCCGGGCGGCAGCGAGAATGCCAAGCCCGGCGTCGGCCTTGCCGGACAGCACGCTGACCGCAACCGCCATGTGGGTGTATTCCTCGTTGTCGTAACCGGTGATCGCGTCTGCCTTAAGCCCGGCTTTGGCCAGCTCGTAATCAAGCAGCACCCTGGT includes:
- a CDS encoding cytochrome c nitrite reductase small subunit; translated protein: MNKKKRKGIGMFGPAVLGVIILVAIFVALGPPGLLAKSETPAFCAGCHVMQDQYDAWSHAGAHRREMCVDCHLPNQNKAVHYVWKSIDGMKDVLAFYSGRVPERIVVSSHGQEVLQSNCIRCHESAVAHIDHERLCWKCHRRVAHRGSGQIQTL